One Variibacter gotjawalensis genomic window, AGCCGAACAGAATCGCTTCTTCTGCACCTTCGAGCGCAGCGATGACGGCCTCGGCCTGTTGTGTCGATACGTTGTCAGTGCGACCATAAACATAGCCAGACCGGTATCCGTTGTCAGCGTCGCGGATGTAAGTGGTAGAGACGTGGACTGGCGGGACGAGCGAGCGCGTCATGGGCTCGCCTGCACCGAGCGCCTGGGCGGCAAGGGTACAGGGCTTGAGGCCGCCTGTTGTTTGATCGTCCATATTCCACCCACAAAACTCGCGTCTAACTCTTTAAGTTCCCCGCGGCGCTTTACGCGGCTACTTGGAGCGCAATCAGCGCCGCGTAATCGCGATGCGGATCAATTCAGACGCAATCACTGCTTCGGCTTGAGTCTCAGACCAAGTCGGCGCCGCGTCGAAATCCTCTCGCGACATCTCAAGCGCTGCGATCTGCCTTGCCAGGATCGCGACTTTTTCGATCGGCACCGCGATCAATCGTTTGGGAAACCAAGGCATTGGCAGCCGCGTCCAGCCGAAACGCGCCGAGTACGGCACGACAAGCTTTAGCGCACCGTCATGGGTTCGAACGACGTCCCGCACGAAACCGATCGTCGCGTCGTTCCAATCGAGTACCGGCAAGCCCACGAGATCGCCGGCGCGTACCTGCTGTGGGTAGCGCCGCCGCATCAGCTCTTCCGCCGGCACGTTCTCTTTTGAGGTCGTTTCCGGTTGGCTTTGCGCTGCCGCTGCCAATCGAAACGGCCGATCATGCGCACGCGCCGCGACCGAGGACGATGTCAGAGCCGCCAGACATAACGCTGCAATGGCTAAGGTCCGCACGCGCATCGTCCTTCTTTTTATGGGCGCCGTAACAACCCTCTTGTCCGATACGTAGACCGTGTAGGGATCGTTACACCGGAATCAGACCATGGCGCAGAAACTTCCCCGTCGCCTGCATCCGTTACCGGTGCGATTGATGCATTGGATCAACGCGTTCGCGATGATCGTGATGATCGGCAGCGGCTGGAAAATCTATAACGACGAAGTTCTGTTCGGTTGGCTCCACTTTCCCGACTGGATAACGATCGGCGGCGAAGCGCAGGGCGCTCTCCAGTGGCATTTCTTCGGTATGTGGGTTCTAGGCCTCAACGGCCTTGCCTATCTGATATACGTGTTTGCGACCGGCAGGTTTCGCCGCAAGCTGTTGCCGATCAGCCTCCGCGCCCTTCTCGCCGACATCGGCGCTGCATTGCGTTTTCGCCTCGGCCATGACGACATCACACACTACAATACAGTTCAGAAGGTTTTGTACGCCGGCATCCTGCTGGTGATCGTTGTTCAAGTGATCTCGGGGCTCGTCGTGTGGAAGCCGGTCCAGTTCTCCGAGTTGGCCTTCCTCTTCTACGATTTTCAGGGTGCGCGGCTGGTTCACTTCGTCGGCATGGCCCTCATCGTCGGCTTCTTGCTCGTCCATGTCGCTCTCGCGCTTCTAGTTCCGAAGACCATTGGTGCCATGGTCACGGGTGGGCCAAGCGTTCCCGATAGCGACCAGGAGCCCGCGCCGATCACTCAAGACGCCGTGCGCTGAGAGGACTGTTATGTCGATCAAGACACCATCGCCTTCGCTCTTCAGGCCGTCAAACGGCGTAGAGAAGACAGCGCTCGATCAGGCAAAACAAATCGTCGAGGACATCAATCGCCGTAAGCTGTTGCGCGGCGCCTTCAGTGTCGGCGCGCTCGGTATGCTCACGGGTTGCAGCGTGACCGAAACGGCGCCGATCCAAAGCTTCCTGCGATCATTCTCCAGCTTCAACGACGCGATACAGGCGATGCTGTTCCGCCCCAATCACTTGGCGCCGACCTTTTCGGAGGCACAGGTCGTGAAGCCGCCGCGCTACAACGCCTTCTACGAAATTGAAGACGTGAAGCCGGTCGACGTTTCGCGGTGGAAGCTGGAACTTGCGGGTCTCATTCAGAACAAAGCCCCGTGGACCGCTGAGCAAATAGCCGCGCTGCCGCAGCAAGAGTGGATCGTTCGCCACATCTGCGTCGAAGGCTGGGACTATATCGGCCAATGGTCTGGTGTGAATTTGCGCCAGTTTTTGGAACGCGTCGGGGCCGACACCAAAGCGAAGTATGTCGCGTTCCGCTGCGCAGATGGTTACACGGGAAGCATCGACATGGCATCGGCACTGCACCCACAGACGATCCTTGCCACCAAATATGCACGCGATCCGATCACCGATCCTTTCGGCTATCCGCTGCGCCTGCGCACCGCCGTCAAGCTCGGCTTCAAAAACCCGAAGTGGATCACCTCGATCGAAGTCACCAACGTCTATCCGGGCGGTTATTGGGAGGATCGTGGCTTCAACTGGTTTAGCGGGATTTGATCAGTTGGCCTTCGCATCGCGGTCGAAGCGATAAATGCGCCATGCTCCGCGCTCTTCCTCGACGAGACGATACGCCGAACTGGTCGCGAATGGATCGCTGATCCACGCCCCGTCCGCCGCCGCAACGACGGCGACAGTGCATCCGTAGCGATCGGCAAGCTCATTCACGTCAGCCGGCTCGGCGCGCCCTTCGAATACCCGCTTGAACTGGGCGTCGATCGCGTTACGTTGCTGATCGTTGAGACGCGTGAACGGGATAGCGAACTCAAGTCCCGCGTAGCAGGAACGCCGATCCGACATCAGCGCCCATGCGATGTTGATGGGCCATGGCGTCAGATCACGCTGAAAATACGGATTGTTGGCGACGCGCTCGAATGGACCGGCGTGGCGGCGCACAGTGGCCCACATCTCCGGCGTTTTCGCAAACGCACGCGCAGACTCGGTCGCGTTAGGGAAAGCGTTTTGGCGGATGATTTGGAAGCCTTCTGGTGTGCCGAGGCCAAGTCCCAGCGCAGCTGTCGCCAAGCCGAGGCGCTTCGGCCTTGCCACCCAATCCGAAATTCCGGCGGCCGCGAAGACGATCATAATCATCGCGGCCGGCAAGGCGGCACGCCAGGCGAGATCATTGTTGATACCAACGGTGCTCACCCCGAATGCCGCGATGACAAGCCCGCACGCGACGATCGACAGTAATCCGGCGGTGATCGGCTTCGGCAAATGGTTTGGCATTCGGTCCCCCAGCATCAAAACAATGACGCAGACCGCTATGGGATAAATGGCCGGCAACTCGACGACCAGATGAATTAGCCAGAAGCCGGGTACGTCGAGCGGACGGCGAAACGGCACAGTGTCGCCAAAGACCCAGAAGGATTGCAACGCAAACGGGAAGCAGCCACCGCGCTGGACCGCGGCCATGTATTGATCGCGGAGCATCGGGGATGAAATCAGCGCGGTGAGAAGCGACGCGCACAATACGCCGGCGATGAATTCGATGCGCCGTTTCGGCATCATGCCGGGCAACAGCATCGCGGCAGCGGCAGCACTGGCGAGCGCGAATGTGACTCCGCCGATCCAAACCGAACATTCGAACGCGGCGGCGGCAATCAATCCCAGTAAGAGGATGCCGGAACGGTTTCGCAGCGAAGTTTCGGTGAGCAGGATCGTTGCGACGATCGCGCAGCTCGCCGACATCAGATGCTGCGGAGCCCAGGATGATTGGAATAGCCAGCCGCCAAATCCGCTCGCTTCCTGCAACAGCCATTCGTAAGCCGGGCGGCCGAGCGCGTACGCGAGCACTGGCCTAGCCGATGCGGTCATCGCGAGCAGCAGAACGATGGCGGCGCTGGCGGCGCGCCCGCTCATCCAGACAGCCAATCCCATCATAAGTAACAACGAACCGGCAGCAGTGAACCAGGAAAGCCCTGCGTCAGCCTCCCAACTGCTCACGCCGATGAGGACAGCGAGTTCGGCTGCGCTGAAATGCCAGAGGTAGTAGTACGAGAGCCGATCGCCGCCGCTGCCGAAGAACGGGTTGTTGGGAATCGCGCCGTTGCGAATGATTTCGTCGATTATCGCAACCTTCGAATGATCGAAGATTGGAGACGCTAACGCGACGCCGTCGGCGAAAGGTTTAGGAAACACCGCTATGGCAGGCGCCAACGCGACGAAAACGGCTGCGGCGTAGGTCCAAGGCGGTACCGAAGACACATCTGAGCGGTCGATGCGGCGGATAAACACCACGCCAGCTGCGAGCAGGGAAACCGCAAACTGCACCATGATGGCGGTTCGCGACATACCGAGCAGCATATGCAAAGGAAGCGCTAGCGAGCTGTGTACGGCCCAACCGATGACAGGCGCTGCCGCGATCCGCTGCGTGGGCGGCAAATTCTGCGGAGCAACGGCGAGTCCGATGGTCGTCCACGTCCCGAGTGCGATGACCAATACGATCAAGATGTGCGGGAAGAGAGCCATTCCTTCAGAACGTACGCGAAACGGTGAGCGGCGTCGATTCTGGGCCGCCCTTCGGCGTCGACCACCGGTGGCCGCCGGGTTCATGAAATCGATGCCCGAGCGTTCAGACAAGTTTTCCAAACCCGCGACACTAGATGGCAGAAAACTCGCGGCAAACAGAGCACACTTCAGCCCTTCCAGCATTTCGCAACTTTCCCAGCGAGCGATTTCGAACGCTCTCCTCGTGTCCATATCGGTCCAGATCATAGAATGTGATAACTGCGTACACTTTCGAGACAGAGCTTCGAGGAGGCAAAATGCTGCGAATCTTAGGTCGAGCAAATTCTTTCAATGTTAGAAAAGTTCTTTGGACGTGCGCCGAACTACAAATCCCATTTCAAAGAGAAGATTGGGGGCGCGGTTTCACACCGACCTCACGACCTGAGTTTTTGGCGATCAATCCAATTGGCCTAGTACCAGCAGTAGTCGACAACGGCGTCGTCCTGAGAGAATCGAACACAATTGTGAGATATCTCGCGACGAAATATGGAGGCGATGAAATCTATCCCAAAGATCCCATCAAGCGCGCTCACTGTGAACAATGGATGGATTGGGCAAACTACGAAACGTCGATTTCTCTACGAGGCGCGTTCCTGGGAGGAATGTTGAAGGAGCCGCCTTGGAATTTTCCGATGTTCGTAGAGCAGGGAAGGAAGCTGATCACCGCAGAAGTTGGGCAGCTTCAGACTCATCTTGAGTCGACTGGACAGTACATGTGCGGTGAGATGTTCACCGTCGCCGACATTACTATTGGCCTAGTCGTGAATCGTTGGTTTTCTCTCGACTTTGAACGCCCGCATTACCCGGCCGTGGAGCAGTATTTCGAACAATTGAGCAAGCGCCCAGCTTACATTGAGTTCGTGCGCAATGGGATGCCTTAAGTCGAGGACGGGACACGCCTGATCGCCAAAAGTTGAAACGCATCTGCGGCTTGAATATGCGGAACACGTACGAGCGATCGCCAACGTCGCCTCGACGATGCGCAGCCAAAGCTATGCGGCGGAGGTTATCGCGAGGTGCGTCCACGCGGAGCGCCTGAGGCTCGCGAAAGAATACAAAAAACTGACACCGCAGTCACTGCGATGTCTTGTTTATGAACGGACTCTGCTAGTTTACGGTAATACGACGGGCCCAACTGTCGATTTCTTGCGTGCTTCGGGTAAGAGTTGGGACGACATCATTGACGGAGCGTCTAGGGTCGGCGTCGACCCTTTGTTTCGTAACGACGAG contains:
- a CDS encoding cytochrome b/b6 domain-containing protein; this translates as MAQKLPRRLHPLPVRLMHWINAFAMIVMIGSGWKIYNDEVLFGWLHFPDWITIGGEAQGALQWHFFGMWVLGLNGLAYLIYVFATGRFRRKLLPISLRALLADIGAALRFRLGHDDITHYNTVQKVLYAGILLVIVVQVISGLVVWKPVQFSELAFLFYDFQGARLVHFVGMALIVGFLLVHVALALLVPKTIGAMVTGGPSVPDSDQEPAPITQDAVR
- a CDS encoding molybdopterin-dependent oxidoreductase, with the protein product MSIKTPSPSLFRPSNGVEKTALDQAKQIVEDINRRKLLRGAFSVGALGMLTGCSVTETAPIQSFLRSFSSFNDAIQAMLFRPNHLAPTFSEAQVVKPPRYNAFYEIEDVKPVDVSRWKLELAGLIQNKAPWTAEQIAALPQQEWIVRHICVEGWDYIGQWSGVNLRQFLERVGADTKAKYVAFRCADGYTGSIDMASALHPQTILATKYARDPITDPFGYPLRLRTAVKLGFKNPKWITSIEVTNVYPGGYWEDRGFNWFSGI
- a CDS encoding glutathione S-transferase family protein, encoding MLRILGRANSFNVRKVLWTCAELQIPFQREDWGRGFTPTSRPEFLAINPIGLVPAVVDNGVVLRESNTIVRYLATKYGGDEIYPKDPIKRAHCEQWMDWANYETSISLRGAFLGGMLKEPPWNFPMFVEQGRKLITAEVGQLQTHLESTGQYMCGEMFTVADITIGLVVNRWFSLDFERPHYPAVEQYFEQLSKRPAYIEFVRNGMP